Proteins co-encoded in one Arthrobacter alpinus genomic window:
- a CDS encoding LacI family DNA-binding transcriptional regulator → MKPVLATVAALAGVSAPTVSKVINGRDDVADATRIRVQAALTELGYESPMQRRARSTGPAMVDLVIDGLNTPYSMELVTGILDCAAIEDVDVVVGNVTPAKLHRANHEEWAQRMVESGRKGLIMVTSEMTAALLDSFQQRNIPVVVIDPLNPPRQGYSSVGATNWAGGKEATEHLISLGHTRIAYLGGPNAAECSVARLHGYLAALMGHGISSRPEYILAGEFNQAFGVVGTRQLLALEEPPTAIFAGSDSVALGVLEQARHHGLRVPEDLSLVGFDGTPLTEQTLPRLTSVAQPLQEMGRAALRAVLRLAKGEALDSAHMELATELVIRDSTAPPRVTSD, encoded by the coding sequence GTGAAGCCAGTTCTAGCGACAGTCGCCGCGTTGGCGGGCGTCTCGGCCCCAACGGTTTCCAAGGTGATCAATGGGCGCGATGATGTTGCCGACGCCACGCGTATTCGGGTTCAAGCAGCGCTGACCGAGCTTGGCTATGAATCACCCATGCAGCGTCGGGCTAGGTCCACAGGCCCTGCCATGGTGGATCTTGTCATTGACGGGCTTAACACCCCGTACTCCATGGAGTTAGTGACTGGCATCTTGGACTGTGCTGCAATTGAAGACGTAGACGTTGTGGTGGGTAACGTGACGCCGGCGAAGCTGCACCGCGCAAATCATGAGGAGTGGGCCCAACGCATGGTGGAGTCCGGGCGGAAGGGCCTGATTATGGTCACCTCAGAAATGACCGCTGCGTTGCTGGATTCATTCCAGCAGCGCAACATTCCGGTGGTGGTGATCGATCCACTCAATCCCCCGCGCCAGGGATACAGCAGTGTGGGCGCCACAAACTGGGCGGGCGGAAAAGAGGCCACCGAACACTTAATTTCCCTAGGACACACCAGGATTGCCTACCTGGGTGGTCCCAACGCTGCTGAATGTAGCGTTGCCCGGCTCCATGGGTACCTTGCGGCATTGATGGGTCACGGGATTTCCTCCCGGCCGGAATACATTCTGGCCGGGGAGTTCAATCAGGCCTTCGGTGTTGTGGGCACCCGTCAACTCTTGGCTCTGGAGGAACCTCCGACGGCGATATTCGCAGGTTCCGATTCCGTCGCTCTTGGCGTTCTGGAGCAAGCGCGGCACCATGGCCTTCGGGTCCCCGAGGACTTGAGTTTGGTGGGCTTTGATGGAACTCCACTGACGGAACAGACCCTGCCGCGGTTGACCTCCGTGGCGCAGCCGCTTCAGGAGATGGGCCGAGCCGCCTTGCGGGCCGTGCTGCGTTTGGCCAAGGGTGAGGCTCTGGATTCAGCACACATGGAACTCGCTACAGAGTTGGTCATCAGGGATTCCACCGCACCGCCGCGCGTCACGAGTGACTAG
- a CDS encoding extracellular solute-binding protein, which translates to MEHKTSSRRSFLTLAGLAPLAVWGLSACGTSGPGGDKGAAGSASMWSLTGPPGETIRKNSIDTFNKANADTQVKLTLFQNDAFKTKIKTAIGAGEAPTMIYGWGGGGLKTYAQAEQVLDLTSWLEENPKVKDKLFPSAFGAATIDGKIYALPNETVAPIILFFNKTLFDKAGAQPPKTWDDLMALTKTFNDLGIAPISLAGQSRWTSMMWLELMFDRVGGPEVFNDVFAGKENAWSNPAALEALTKIQELVSANGFIKGFNSITADSNADQALLYTGKAAMMLHGAWTYGGMKADGGDFVPGGNLGWVDFPTVAGGKGDAKNGVGNPGQYMSISSKATAEEVDTAKKYFAEGLLSPAEVSAWIESGAVPIVVGIEDQLAATADKDFLTYVYNSAKDAPNFQQSWDQALTPTAAEALLNNIDQLFTKSITPEKFASNMNATIGK; encoded by the coding sequence ATGGAACACAAAACATCCTCCCGCCGCTCCTTCCTCACCCTGGCCGGCCTTGCACCCTTGGCCGTTTGGGGTCTGAGCGCCTGCGGAACCTCCGGCCCCGGCGGCGATAAGGGGGCCGCTGGAAGTGCAAGCATGTGGTCGCTGACAGGACCGCCCGGTGAGACCATCCGCAAGAACTCCATCGACACCTTCAACAAGGCCAACGCGGACACCCAGGTCAAGCTCACGCTGTTCCAGAACGATGCCTTCAAAACCAAGATCAAGACCGCCATCGGCGCCGGTGAAGCTCCCACCATGATCTACGGATGGGGCGGCGGCGGATTGAAGACGTACGCACAAGCCGAACAGGTGCTCGACTTGACGTCCTGGCTCGAGGAGAACCCCAAAGTCAAGGACAAACTGTTCCCGTCAGCCTTCGGCGCGGCAACGATTGATGGCAAAATCTACGCCTTGCCCAATGAAACCGTTGCGCCCATCATCCTCTTCTTCAACAAGACACTCTTTGACAAGGCGGGCGCTCAGCCGCCCAAGACCTGGGACGATCTGATGGCTCTGACCAAGACGTTCAACGATCTTGGCATTGCTCCCATCTCGCTCGCCGGCCAGTCCCGCTGGACGTCGATGATGTGGTTGGAGTTAATGTTTGACAGGGTAGGTGGCCCGGAGGTCTTCAATGACGTCTTCGCTGGGAAGGAAAATGCTTGGTCCAACCCGGCCGCTCTTGAGGCTCTGACCAAGATCCAGGAGCTGGTCTCTGCTAACGGTTTCATCAAGGGCTTCAACTCCATCACCGCAGATTCCAACGCAGATCAGGCCCTGCTCTACACCGGCAAGGCTGCCATGATGCTCCATGGTGCGTGGACCTATGGAGGCATGAAGGCCGACGGCGGCGACTTTGTTCCCGGCGGAAACTTGGGTTGGGTTGATTTCCCCACGGTGGCTGGCGGAAAGGGCGATGCTAAGAACGGGGTGGGCAACCCCGGCCAGTACATGTCCATCTCATCCAAGGCAACCGCGGAGGAAGTAGACACTGCCAAGAAGTACTTTGCCGAAGGACTCCTGAGCCCGGCGGAAGTCAGCGCCTGGATCGAATCCGGGGCCGTGCCCATTGTTGTTGGCATTGAAGACCAGCTGGCTGCTACGGCAGATAAGGACTTCCTGACGTACGTCTACAACTCTGCCAAGGATGCCCCCAACTTCCAGCAATCCTGGGATCAGGCATTGACCCCGACAGCCGCCGAAGCGCTGTTGAACAACATTGACCAGCTGTTCACCAAGTCAATTACGCCGGAGAAATTCGCCAGCAACATGAATGCGACGATTGGCAAATGA
- a CDS encoding carbohydrate ABC transporter permease, whose translation MSASVTITERGSGTQRKGRRSGGGKVDGAGAQADSQKSHSTATGALNWLVVPALVLFLVFAIVPLVGVLVLSFTDWDGIGAINFNGVENWLRSFSDPSMYKALGLTFLIMVLTWVIQTPISLLLGTFTAGSQKYRALLAVLYFLPLLLSSAAIAIAYKTLLDPNFGLAAGLHMPILAQDWLGQPQLALGVVIFVVSWQFIPFHTLIYQGGVRQIPKSLYEAASIDGAGRVKQFFYITVPQLKYTIITSSTLMVVGAVTYFDMIFVLTGGGPGNATRNLALDMYLTGFKANQMGQASVTAVILVVLGLGIALWLQRLGGKDKNGSQLEGM comes from the coding sequence ATGAGCGCATCCGTGACCATCACTGAGCGAGGCTCAGGAACGCAACGGAAAGGCCGGCGCTCTGGCGGGGGCAAAGTAGATGGTGCTGGTGCGCAGGCTGATAGCCAGAAGTCACACTCCACCGCTACTGGCGCCTTGAATTGGCTAGTGGTGCCGGCCCTGGTTCTGTTTTTAGTCTTCGCCATCGTCCCGTTGGTTGGTGTGCTGGTACTGAGCTTTACCGACTGGGATGGCATTGGTGCCATCAATTTCAACGGCGTGGAAAACTGGTTGCGTTCCTTTAGTGACCCCTCCATGTACAAGGCATTGGGCCTGACGTTCCTCATCATGGTCCTAACTTGGGTCATCCAGACTCCCATCAGCTTGCTGCTGGGTACTTTCACGGCAGGGTCACAGAAGTACCGGGCCTTATTGGCCGTACTGTACTTCCTGCCACTGTTGCTGTCCTCTGCGGCGATCGCCATCGCCTATAAGACTCTGCTGGATCCCAACTTTGGCCTGGCTGCCGGGTTGCACATGCCGATCTTGGCGCAGGACTGGCTGGGTCAGCCCCAGTTGGCTCTCGGCGTCGTGATCTTTGTGGTCTCCTGGCAGTTCATCCCCTTCCATACCCTGATCTACCAGGGTGGTGTGCGCCAGATCCCCAAATCGCTCTATGAGGCGGCGTCCATTGATGGGGCGGGACGCGTCAAGCAGTTCTTCTACATCACGGTGCCGCAGCTGAAATACACCATCATCACCTCCTCAACCTTGATGGTGGTGGGTGCGGTGACCTACTTTGACATGATCTTTGTGCTGACCGGCGGAGGGCCTGGCAATGCCACCCGCAACCTTGCCCTCGATATGTACCTGACAGGCTTCAAAGCCAACCAGATGGGTCAGGCCAGCGTCACGGCCGTGATCTTGGTGGTCTTGGGGCTCGGTATCGCCTTGTGGCTGCAACGACTTGGCGGCAAAGACAAAAACGGCAGCCAATTGGAAGGCATGTAA
- a CDS encoding carbohydrate ABC transporter permease — MATTLPTQATPSKRNINSAQGVGDRLRKLNLPGGAAGWIWLAIIIIPVYYIVVTSFKSQAGYFSQNPLAIPSEPTLDNYKMVIANDFGRYFLNSVIVTLGATVPAVGFSFMAAFAIVRGQSRFLKGVNGLFLMGLAIPLQATIIPVYLLIIKMNLYDSLLALVLPSIAFAIPLTVLILSNFIRDVPNELFESMRLDGCSEWQTMWRLALPLTKPAIVTVSIYNGLGVWNGFLLPLILTQSPELRVLPLALWTFQGQYSVNIPAVLASVVLTTLPILVLYIIGRRQLLSGLTAGFSK, encoded by the coding sequence ATGGCAACTACTTTGCCCACACAGGCAACACCCAGCAAACGGAACATCAACTCAGCTCAGGGTGTTGGCGACCGCCTAAGAAAGTTGAACCTGCCTGGGGGTGCAGCTGGTTGGATCTGGCTCGCCATCATCATCATCCCCGTCTATTACATTGTGGTGACCTCCTTCAAGTCTCAGGCCGGTTACTTTAGCCAAAACCCCCTGGCCATACCCTCGGAACCAACGCTAGATAACTACAAGATGGTGATTGCCAATGATTTTGGCCGCTACTTCCTGAACAGCGTCATCGTCACATTGGGGGCCACCGTACCAGCTGTCGGGTTCTCCTTCATGGCGGCCTTCGCCATTGTGCGCGGCCAGAGCCGGTTCCTCAAAGGGGTCAACGGACTGTTCCTGATGGGATTAGCCATCCCGCTGCAGGCCACCATCATCCCGGTCTACCTGCTGATCATCAAGATGAATCTTTACGATTCACTGTTGGCTCTGGTGCTGCCATCGATCGCGTTTGCCATCCCCCTCACCGTATTGATTCTTTCCAACTTCATCAGGGACGTTCCTAATGAATTGTTTGAATCCATGCGCCTGGATGGATGCAGTGAATGGCAGACCATGTGGCGCCTGGCCCTACCCCTGACCAAGCCGGCCATTGTCACTGTTTCCATCTACAACGGTCTGGGCGTCTGGAACGGCTTCCTGCTGCCACTGATCTTGACGCAAAGCCCGGAGCTGCGTGTTCTCCCCTTGGCTCTCTGGACGTTCCAGGGCCAGTATTCGGTCAATATTCCCGCTGTTCTGGCCTCCGTTGTCCTGACCACGCTGCCCATCCTGGTGCTGTACATCATTGGCCGGCGCCAACTGCTCAGCGGCCTGACCGCCGGTTTCAGCAAGTAG